In Candidatus Acidiferrales bacterium, one DNA window encodes the following:
- a CDS encoding argininosuccinate synthase, whose protein sequence is MAQKVVLAYSGGLDTSIIVPWLKENYRCEVIAMIGDVGQEEDLAAARAKALATGASRALVEDLREEFLSGYIWPTLRSGAVYEHKYLLGTSFARPILAKRQVEIARQVGADTVAHGCTGKGNDQVRFELTYRALAPDLRVIAPWREWDIQSREDALAYAASRGVPVTQTRKNLFSRDRNLWHLSHEGGPLEDPAWAPDESVWQWTCSPEEAPDSPDEVRLEFEEGIPVAVDGRRFAPVALLAELNGRAARHGIGRVDLVENRFVGIKSRGLYETPGGTLLVTAHQELEALCLDRETAHFKQHVALKYAELVYFGMWFTPLREALDEFVRATQQTVTGSVTLRLFKGNLTVAGRTSPYSLYSQDLASFSMARYNPRFAEGFIQLLGLPLEVRARLQARFQAQSQAPSQECPVPARPAVADQPRVMRAAKVAR, encoded by the coding sequence TTGGCACAAAAAGTCGTTCTTGCTTATTCGGGCGGGCTCGATACTTCGATCATCGTGCCGTGGTTGAAAGAAAACTACCGTTGCGAAGTGATCGCCATGATCGGCGATGTGGGGCAAGAGGAGGACCTTGCCGCCGCCCGCGCCAAGGCGCTTGCCACGGGCGCTTCGCGCGCCTTGGTCGAGGACTTGCGCGAAGAATTTTTGAGCGGCTACATCTGGCCCACGCTCCGGTCGGGCGCCGTGTACGAGCACAAATACCTGCTCGGGACTTCTTTCGCCCGGCCCATCTTGGCCAAACGCCAGGTGGAGATTGCGCGGCAGGTCGGCGCCGACACGGTTGCCCACGGCTGCACCGGCAAAGGCAACGACCAGGTCCGCTTCGAGTTGACCTACCGGGCGCTGGCTCCGGATCTCCGCGTCATCGCCCCCTGGCGCGAGTGGGACATCCAGTCGCGCGAAGACGCTCTGGCCTATGCCGCCAGCCGTGGCGTGCCGGTCACGCAAACCAGGAAGAACCTCTTCAGCCGCGACCGCAACCTCTGGCACCTCAGCCACGAAGGTGGTCCGCTCGAGGACCCGGCATGGGCTCCCGACGAATCGGTCTGGCAATGGACCTGTTCGCCCGAGGAAGCTCCGGACTCACCGGATGAGGTGCGGCTTGAGTTTGAAGAGGGCATTCCGGTGGCGGTGGATGGCCGGCGGTTTGCCCCGGTCGCTCTGCTCGCGGAATTGAACGGCCGGGCGGCGCGGCACGGCATTGGCCGCGTGGACCTGGTGGAAAACCGCTTCGTGGGAATCAAGTCCCGCGGGCTTTACGAAACGCCCGGCGGAACGCTGCTGGTGACGGCGCATCAGGAGCTCGAGGCGCTTTGCCTCGACCGCGAGACGGCCCACTTCAAGCAGCACGTCGCGCTCAAATACGCCGAATTGGTTTATTTCGGCATGTGGTTCACGCCCCTGCGCGAAGCGCTCGACGAGTTCGTCCGGGCAACCCAGCAGACCGTGACCGGGAGCGTCACACTGCGGCTCTTCAAGGGCAATCTGACCGTCGCCGGCCGCACTTCGCCCTATTCCTTGTACTCGCAGGATCTCGCCAGCTTTTCCATGGCGCGCTACAACCCCCGCTTCGCCGAGGGCTTTATCCAACTGCTTGGCCTGCCGCTCGAAGTCCGTGCCCGGCTTCAAGCCCGATTTCAAGCCCAATCTCAAGCTCCTTCTCAAGAATGCCCCGTGCCGGCCCGCCCCGCCGTCGCCGATCAGCCGCGAGTGATGCGGGCAGCGAAGGTGGCGCGATGA